TTTCACATTGATTTTCTGGAATCAGTAAGGCAAAGATTAAATCCACTGGTTTACCATCAAAAGCATCGTAATCAATCGGATTATCGAGTTGCATAAACACTGCAATTGCTTTATCTGATACTGTTACGGGGATTTTCGCTTTTGGCATTGCAATCCCATTTCCTAAACCAGAATTACCCAGTTTTTCGCGTTCAAAAAGGCATTCAAAACAGGCTTGTTCGCCTTGTTCTGCAAAGATTTGTTCTTCTACAAAATGCGCAATAGACTCAAATAATCGTTTTTTGCTAGAAAAACTAACGCCCTGACGAATATTCTCAGGGCTTAATAATTCAGTTATTTTCATTTTTATAATTTGAATTGTTCGCCAAGATAAACACGTTTAACCTGTTCATCGTTCATCACTTGTTCTGGTGTACCTGTTGCGATAATTTTACCTGCACCAACAATATAAGCGCGTTCGCAAACATCAAGGGTTTCACGAACATTATGATCGGTAATCAAAACACCTAATCCTCGGTTACGTAAGTCGGTGATAATTTTTTTAATATCGCTCACAGAAATAGGATCTACACCAGCAAAAGGCTCGTCTAATAGAATAAAGTTTGGATTTGCCGCTAAGGCACGTGCGATTTCCACACGACGACGTTCGCCGCCTGATAAGGCTTGCCCTAAATTATCTCGAATATGAGCAATGTTAAATTCTTCAATTAATTCATCTGCTTTTTCGCGACGTTGTTGTGGGGTTAAATCTTTACGAATTTCCAATACCGCCATCAAATTTTCATAGACAGTCAAACGGCGAAAAATCGAGGCTTCTTGCGGTAAATAACCAATGCCACGTTGCGCTCGGTTATGCATTGGGAGCAAACTAATGTCTTCGCCATCAATAACAATTTTGCCTTGATCTTGGCGAACAAGCCCAACAACCATATAGAACGTGGTTGTTTTACCTGCACCGTTTGGCCCGAGCAAACCGACAATTTCATTAGAATTTACGGTTAAACTGACATCCGAAACAACTTTACGACTTTTGTAGCTTTTAGCTAAATTCTCTGCAGTCAAAATTGACATAGATTACTTCCCTTTAGCTTGTTGTAATTGAGATGGAATAAGAACTGTTGTTACCCGTGATTTTCCATTACCATTAGCTTTAAGTTGTTGTTTCTTCACATCATAGGTAATAACACTGCCATTAATTTTACTATCAAGCTGCTTTAATTCGGCATTGTTAGTTAATGTTAAAAATTCGTTGCCAAGATCATAATGAACTTTATTTGCTTTTCCATCTATTGGAGTGCCATTATCTAACTGTTGATGGAATGTGACTGGCGTACCGAATGCTTCTACAGTTTCTTTTTTCCCTGATTTTTCAGCAGGACGAGTGATAACAACTTTATTTGCTTTAATGATGATAGATCCCTGTGTAATTACTACATTATCTGTGAATGTCACTACACTTTTTTCCATATCTAAGGATTGATTATCCGAAACGATATTTATCGGCTGATTAACGTCATCTTTCAATGCAAAAGCTGAACTTGATGCTAATACCATCGTTGCAAGAAAAAGAATTTTATTGCTTACTAACTTCATAATATGTTTTTACCTGTTCCTTTAATGTCGCCACTTGTTGGCGTAAATTTCCGACTAATTTTAATCCTGTAGAACTAAAATTTTTACCCTTAATTTTAACCTGTGTTTCGGAAGTCATATCCTGTGTTTTTAAATTGACGACCGCTGATTCTGTTTCAATGCGTTGCAAACGAGAATCTGATGTTAAACTTTGCACGACGACATTACCCTCTAAATACAATATTTGATCTTTTGTCAATCTTGCTTGATTTGCGCTTAATTTCCAGTTTTGTGTGCTAAAAAAATCTACATTTTGATTGGAATTTTGTTCCTTTTCATTTGATGTTGTGGGATATAAATAAACTAAAGGCGCGGTAAAAAGGGTTTGTTCATTGACTGTATAATGCTCAATTTTATCGGATAAAGCCAAATATTGTTTTTTACCCTCAGGGGAAAAAACCGTTGTTTCCATTTTATAACCCACATAATCAGGACTATCTGGTTTTTTCACAAGTTCAGATAAATCTGCGGTTTCCTGATTTAAGGAATAAAACCACGCCAAAGCACAAAGTGCGATAACGCCCAAAATTACATTCCAACGAATATTCATTTTATTTCAATCACTTATCCACAAAGTGCGGATGAAAATTTCAATGTTTTTAATCTTCCAACATTAATACCTTGAGCATTTGATAAATTTCTCGATAGGCTTTTGATGGTTTATTTTGTTCACGTTCTTTTTGTGCAGAACGAATCAGATTGCGTAGTTGCTGACGATCGCCATCAGGATAATCATTTAGTAAATCAGTTAAAGCCACATCGCCTTTTTCCACCAATTCATCGCGCACTTTTTCGATTTTGTGCAACATAGCTTGTTGTTGATTATGCTTATTTTTAATTTTATCTAAGACTTCACGAATAGGTTCAACATCAATTCCACGCAATAATTTACCAATATATTGTAATTGACGGCGGCGAGCTTCTTTTTGTAAACGCTGTGCAAGTTCAATGGCATCAAGTAAGGATTCATTAAGTGGAATTTTTGCCAGATTGTTTTTCGTGAGATTGACAATCTTTTCGCCAAGTTGTTTTAAATCTTCCGCATCGCGTTTGATTTCGCTTTTACTCACCCAAATAATTTCTTCTTGATCTTCATCTTCCCAATCGAAAACTTCTTTTTTCTTACGTTTTGCCATTTTTTATCCTTTATGAAAATTGGCGTGCATTTTACCATAAACTTTAAAAATAAGATAAAATGTTGAAAATTTTTAATAGGAAAAAATAATGAAAACAGCCGAAAATTCAACCGCACTTTTAAAAGCACAAGAACAAGAATTACGTCAAGCCGTCAGTTTTGCAGTGGCGTTAGCAACGAAAGCTGGCGCAAGTGCAGAAGTCGCGGTCACAAAAGTGAGCGGTTTATCCGTATCTGCTCGTTTGCAAGAAATTGAAAACGTAGAATTTACTAATGATGGCGCATTGGGGATCTCCGTTTATATGGGGCAACAAAAAGGCAATGCTTCTACTTCCGATTTAAGCGAAAGCGCAATTAGAAATGCGGTAGAAGCCGCACTTGCAATTGCAAAATACACTTCACCCGATGATTGCACAGGCCTTGCGGATAAGGATTTAATGGCTTTTAATGCACCTGATTTAGAGCTTTATCATTCTGCTGATATAGATGTTGATAAAGCGACGGAATTGGCACTTCAAGCAGAACAAGCCGCTTTGCAAGCGGATAAATGCATCGTAAATAGCAACGGAGCAAGTTTTAATTCACATACAGGCGTGAAAGTGTATGGTAATAGTCACGGTATGTTGCAAAGTTATTTATCAAGCCGTTATTCTTTATCTTGTTCGGTTATTGGTGGCGTAGAAGATACCTTAGAAAATGATTACGAATATACAATTTCTCGTGAATTCGACAAACTCCAATCGCCAATTTGGGTTGGCGAAAATTGTGCAAAGAAAGTCGT
The Haemophilus influenzae DNA segment above includes these coding regions:
- the ptsN gene encoding PTS IIA-like nitrogen regulatory protein PtsN, which translates into the protein MKITELLSPENIRQGVSFSSKKRLFESIAHFVEEQIFAEQGEQACFECLFEREKLGNSGLGNGIAMPKAKIPVTVSDKAIAVFMQLDNPIDYDAFDGKPVDLIFALLIPENQCETYIPVLASLIEKLTDKNVLKQLRSAKSADEIWQVFEIIDQSETTLEEVKE
- the lptB gene encoding LPS export ABC transporter ATP-binding protein, whose product is MSILTAENLAKSYKSRKVVSDVSLTVNSNEIVGLLGPNGAGKTTTFYMVVGLVRQDQGKIVIDGEDISLLPMHNRAQRGIGYLPQEASIFRRLTVYENLMAVLEIRKDLTPQQRREKADELIEEFNIAHIRDNLGQALSGGERRRVEIARALAANPNFILLDEPFAGVDPISVSDIKKIITDLRNRGLGVLITDHNVRETLDVCERAYIVGAGKIIATGTPEQVMNDEQVKRVYLGEQFKL
- the lptA gene encoding lipopolysaccharide transport periplasmic protein LptA, which gives rise to MKLVSNKILFLATMVLASSSAFALKDDVNQPINIVSDNQSLDMEKSVVTFTDNVVITQGSIIIKANKVVITRPAEKSGKKETVEAFGTPVTFHQQLDNGTPIDGKANKVHYDLGNEFLTLTNNAELKQLDSKINGSVITYDVKKQQLKANGNGKSRVTTVLIPSQLQQAKGK
- the lptC gene encoding LPS export ABC transporter periplasmic protein LptC, whose product is MNIRWNVILGVIALCALAWFYSLNQETADLSELVKKPDSPDYVGYKMETTVFSPEGKKQYLALSDKIEHYTVNEQTLFTAPLVYLYPTTSNEKEQNSNQNVDFFSTQNWKLSANQARLTKDQILYLEGNVVVQSLTSDSRLQRIETESAVVNLKTQDMTSETQVKIKGKNFSSTGLKLVGNLRQQVATLKEQVKTYYEVSKQ
- the yjgA gene encoding ribosome biogenesis factor YjgA; the protein is MAKRKKKEVFDWEDEDQEEIIWVSKSEIKRDAEDLKQLGEKIVNLTKNNLAKIPLNESLLDAIELAQRLQKEARRRQLQYIGKLLRGIDVEPIREVLDKIKNKHNQQQAMLHKIEKVRDELVEKGDVALTDLLNDYPDGDRQQLRNLIRSAQKEREQNKPSKAYREIYQMLKVLMLED
- the pmbA gene encoding metalloprotease PmbA, which produces MKTAENSTALLKAQEQELRQAVSFAVALATKAGASAEVAVTKVSGLSVSARLQEIENVEFTNDGALGISVYMGQQKGNASTSDLSESAIRNAVEAALAIAKYTSPDDCTGLADKDLMAFNAPDLELYHSADIDVDKATELALQAEQAALQADKCIVNSNGASFNSHTGVKVYGNSHGMLQSYLSSRYSLSCSVIGGVEDTLENDYEYTISREFDKLQSPIWVGENCAKKVVSRLNPQKLSTREVPVIFLNDVATGLISHFAAAISGGSLYRKSSFLLDHLDKQVLPDWFNISERPHLLRRLASTPFDSEGVRTQDREIVENGVLQTYLVTSYSGKKLSMPSTGHAGGIHNWLVKPNLTGGLTALLRQMETGLLVTDVMGQGVNIVTGDYSRGASGFWVENGEIQYPVAEITIAGQLQDMLKNMVAVADDIEHRSNIQTGSILLDKMKISGN